One Kitasatospora sp. NBC_01266 genomic window carries:
- a CDS encoding succinate dehydrogenase iron-sulfur subunit has product MSAPTIDAPHSAALDAAEAGGVQMITFTLRIRRFNPEEHPDAVWVDYQLTMDPKERVLDALNKVKWEQDGTLTYRRSCAHGICGSDAMRINGRNRLACKTLLKDVTAPDGKGGMQPITIEAIKGLAVLKDLVVDMDPFFQAYKDVMPFLITKGNDPTRERLQSAEDRERFDDTTKCILCAACTSSCPVFWNDGQYFGPAAIVNAHRFIFDSRDEGAEQRLEILNDREGVWRCRTTFNCSEACPRGIEVTKAIQEVKRALVTRRF; this is encoded by the coding sequence ATGAGCGCCCCCACGATCGACGCCCCGCACTCCGCGGCGCTGGACGCGGCCGAGGCCGGCGGCGTCCAGATGATCACCTTCACCCTGCGGATCCGCCGGTTCAACCCGGAGGAGCACCCGGACGCGGTGTGGGTGGACTACCAGCTCACCATGGACCCCAAGGAGCGCGTCCTGGACGCCCTCAACAAGGTCAAGTGGGAGCAGGACGGCACCCTCACCTACCGCCGCTCCTGCGCGCACGGCATCTGCGGCTCGGACGCCATGCGGATCAACGGCCGCAACCGGCTGGCCTGCAAGACCCTGCTGAAGGACGTCACCGCCCCGGACGGCAAGGGCGGCATGCAGCCGATCACCATCGAGGCCATCAAGGGCCTCGCGGTCCTCAAGGACCTGGTGGTCGACATGGACCCGTTCTTCCAGGCGTACAAGGACGTCATGCCGTTCCTCATCACCAAGGGGAACGACCCGACCCGCGAGCGCCTGCAGTCCGCCGAGGACCGCGAGCGCTTCGACGACACCACCAAGTGCATCCTGTGCGCCGCGTGCACCTCGTCCTGCCCGGTCTTCTGGAACGACGGCCAGTACTTCGGCCCGGCCGCCATCGTCAACGCGCACCGCTTCATCTTCGACTCGCGTGACGAGGGCGCCGAGCAGCGCCTGGAGATCCTCAACGACCGCGAGGGCGTGTGGCGCTGCCGCACCACCTTCAACTGCTCGGAGGCCTGCCCGCGTGGCATCGAGGTCACCAAGGCGATCCAGGAAGTCAAGCGCGCCCTGGTGACGCGCCGCTTCTGA